Proteins encoded within one genomic window of Formosa agariphila KMM 3901:
- a CDS encoding RNA polymerase sigma factor translates to MNKNQKHNFIELLEEHQNIVHKVCRLYTNDYDAHNDLFQEITIQLWKAYPKFRGDAKFSTWMYRIGLNTAITLYRKSKRRIQTQDFDAVQFRIKAEDYDDTEEEQLKLLYSAVKQLNDIEKALIFLYLEDKNYKEISETLGISEVNARVKMNRVKTKLRTILNP, encoded by the coding sequence TTGAATAAAAACCAAAAACATAACTTTATTGAATTGCTTGAGGAGCATCAAAATATCGTACATAAGGTGTGCCGATTATACACTAACGATTACGATGCTCACAACGATTTATTTCAGGAAATAACCATACAACTTTGGAAAGCTTACCCTAAGTTTCGTGGCGATGCTAAATTTAGCACCTGGATGTATCGTATTGGGTTAAATACCGCTATTACACTATACCGAAAATCTAAAAGAAGAATTCAGACTCAAGATTTTGATGCGGTTCAATTTAGAATAAAAGCTGAAGATTATGATGATACTGAGGAAGAGCAGTTAAAATTACTTTACAGTGCTGTAAAACAACTTAACGATATTGAGAAAGCACTTATCTTCTTGTATTTAGAAGATAAAAATTACAAAGAAATTAGTGAAACATTGGGAATTAGCGAAGTAAATGCCAGAGTGAAGATGAACCGTGTGAAAACCAAATTAAGAACCATTTTAAATCCGTAA
- a CDS encoding lysoplasmalogenase, translating into MLSRTDWNFIKIYLVILLSELIFTNINHLSAIHYITKPALLISLILFFYKTNSSASTYVKKFTLLALVFSLIGDILLMFQDKNALFFPLGLASFLIAHIMYILVFLKDRRTNKKSLLFLTVVSLYGLILLHFLSPNLGELFTPVIIYIIAILAMVTTAYLRNKTDSKMSYYLILIGAFLFIISDSILAIDKFLVPLNYSHILIMLTYGLAQLTLVLGIKNSL; encoded by the coding sequence ATGCTAAGCCGAACCGATTGGAATTTCATTAAGATTTACCTCGTAATATTACTATCCGAATTAATATTCACCAACATAAATCACTTGTCGGCGATACATTACATCACGAAGCCCGCATTGCTAATCTCTCTAATATTATTCTTCTATAAAACAAACTCTTCAGCCTCGACCTACGTGAAGAAATTCACATTATTAGCTTTAGTGTTTTCACTTATTGGAGACATATTATTAATGTTTCAAGACAAGAACGCTTTATTTTTCCCGTTAGGCTTAGCATCGTTTCTAATTGCACATATTATGTATATTTTAGTCTTCTTAAAAGACAGAAGAACAAACAAAAAAAGCTTATTATTCCTAACCGTTGTGTCACTATACGGATTAATATTACTTCATTTTTTATCTCCTAATTTAGGCGAGTTATTTACCCCTGTAATTATTTATATTATTGCCATTTTGGCGATGGTTACAACAGCCTATCTAAGAAACAAAACAGACTCTAAAATGTCTTATTATTTAATTTTAATTGGTGCTTTTCTATTTATAATTTCAGACAGCATACTTGCAATTGATAAGTTTTTAGTTCCTTTAAATTATAGTCATATTCTAATTATGCTTACGTATGGTCTCGCCCAACTCACTTTAGTTTTAGGCATTAAAAACTCATTATAG